The following proteins are co-located in the Polystyrenella longa genome:
- a CDS encoding efflux RND transporter periplasmic adaptor subunit has protein sequence MTPPVPFSIVPSRTRSFVRVSCLLIVCSLIAGCERKPTPISETPPPEVTIAQPLEQTFADFAEFTGTTEAVEHVEIQARVTGYLDKINFDEGELVEEGEVLFEIDPRPYQATLDATKAKVLQWEASLKKSQADLARNKELADRGALTPEQLEASIADEGIQSANLEGAKADLRQAELDLTFTKVLSPVAGRVSKSNLTKGNLVSAVNISGIPLTTVVSMDPIHVYFDVDERTILKAQAEHRKQYGGEDKRKLSEVQWPVWIKLANENSFEHQGVLDFVDNQVDSGTGTIRLRAKFDNTNNFLLPGLFVTVKIPLGKERPHVLVPSRAIGTDQGNKFVLVIDENKMAQYRQVTPGLQTDDGMREIEAGLQADEWIVIDGLQRAQPGTTVNPVKQELSAEESESEESPEKSPASEPAPAQETPESKPAEPAK, from the coding sequence ATGACTCCTCCAGTCCCCTTCTCCATTGTTCCCTCACGAACTCGCAGTTTTGTGCGAGTGTCCTGTTTGTTGATCGTTTGCAGCCTGATTGCAGGATGCGAACGCAAACCGACGCCGATTTCTGAAACTCCACCGCCGGAAGTGACAATTGCTCAGCCATTAGAGCAGACTTTTGCCGACTTCGCTGAATTCACTGGCACGACGGAAGCGGTTGAACATGTTGAAATTCAGGCGCGCGTTACCGGTTACCTCGACAAGATCAACTTTGATGAGGGAGAACTGGTTGAAGAAGGGGAAGTTCTGTTTGAAATCGATCCCCGCCCATACCAGGCCACACTCGACGCCACCAAAGCGAAAGTCCTCCAGTGGGAAGCATCATTAAAAAAATCCCAGGCCGATCTTGCCCGTAATAAAGAATTGGCTGACCGGGGAGCACTTACTCCAGAGCAACTGGAAGCCTCGATTGCCGATGAAGGAATTCAGAGCGCTAATCTTGAAGGGGCGAAGGCGGATCTTCGTCAAGCAGAGCTCGATTTAACCTTCACGAAAGTCCTATCTCCCGTAGCTGGCCGCGTGAGCAAATCCAACCTGACGAAGGGGAATCTCGTGTCGGCTGTGAATATCAGCGGGATACCACTGACGACCGTCGTCAGTATGGATCCGATCCACGTCTACTTTGACGTGGATGAGCGAACCATCCTGAAAGCTCAGGCCGAACATCGTAAACAATACGGTGGAGAAGATAAGCGGAAACTTTCCGAAGTCCAATGGCCTGTCTGGATTAAACTGGCGAATGAAAATTCATTCGAGCATCAAGGAGTACTCGACTTTGTCGATAATCAGGTCGATTCGGGAACGGGAACGATTCGCCTGCGTGCTAAGTTCGACAACACGAACAATTTTTTGCTGCCAGGTTTGTTCGTGACGGTAAAGATTCCTCTGGGTAAGGAACGGCCTCATGTCCTCGTTCCCTCGCGTGCGATTGGAACGGACCAGGGAAATAAATTCGTCCTGGTGATTGATGAAAACAAGATGGCGCAATACCGGCAAGTGACTCCCGGATTGCAAACAGACGATGGCATGCGAGAAATCGAAGCGGGACTTCAAGCGGACGAATGGATTGTGATCGATGGTCTCCAACGGGCGCAGCCCGGCACGACAGTGAATCCTGTTAAACAGGAACTTTCTGCAGAAGAATCCGAATCAGAAGAGTCGCCGGAAAAATCACCTGCTTCAGAACCGGCTCCGGCGCAGGAGACTCCAGAATCCAAACCGGCAGAACCCGCGAAATAA
- a CDS encoding Gfo/Idh/MocA family protein, with product MISAARTFFVFALVGTLAFANLTNQDLTAAEPDLIKVGIIGLDTSHVPNFTKSFNVDNSEADVAGFRVVAAYPKGSPDIESSVSRVPKYIEEVKKMGVEIVQSIDELVEKVDVVMLETNDGRPHLEQLIPCLKAGKLTFIDKPIAGSLADTLAIFKASEIYDTPIFSSSSLRFAEGAQAIRNGAIGDVLGCDAYSPASLETTHPDLYWYGIHGVETLFTCMGAGCKSVVRTQTEDFEAVTGVWDNGRIGRFRGIRKGASGYGGLAFGTKEIREIGKYGGYRPLVVEMAKFFKTGISPIPNQETIEIYAFMEAADESKRQGGKPVTLESVIEKAKPEADARLKEFGVIK from the coding sequence ATGATCTCTGCTGCACGTACGTTTTTCGTTTTCGCACTCGTTGGGACTTTGGCTTTCGCCAACCTGACCAACCAGGACCTGACGGCCGCAGAGCCGGACCTAATCAAAGTCGGTATTATTGGACTCGATACCTCTCATGTGCCGAACTTCACCAAGTCGTTTAATGTCGATAACTCCGAAGCCGATGTCGCCGGTTTCAGAGTGGTCGCCGCCTACCCTAAAGGAAGTCCAGACATTGAGTCTTCCGTTTCCCGCGTGCCCAAGTACATCGAAGAAGTCAAAAAGATGGGCGTGGAAATCGTTCAGTCGATCGACGAACTGGTGGAAAAAGTCGACGTCGTCATGCTGGAAACCAACGATGGTCGTCCGCACCTCGAACAACTGATCCCCTGCCTGAAAGCGGGCAAACTTACGTTCATCGACAAACCGATCGCCGGTAGCCTGGCCGACACTCTGGCTATCTTTAAAGCGTCTGAAATTTACGACACCCCAATATTTTCTTCATCATCGCTCCGTTTTGCCGAGGGTGCCCAGGCGATTCGTAATGGCGCCATTGGCGACGTTCTCGGTTGCGACGCTTACAGCCCCGCATCGCTGGAAACCACCCATCCCGATTTGTACTGGTACGGTATTCATGGTGTCGAAACTTTGTTTACCTGCATGGGCGCTGGTTGTAAATCAGTCGTGCGTACACAGACCGAAGACTTTGAAGCCGTCACTGGCGTTTGGGATAATGGCCGCATCGGTCGATTCCGTGGTATTCGCAAGGGAGCCAGCGGATACGGGGGGCTCGCTTTTGGAACCAAAGAGATTCGTGAGATTGGTAAATACGGCGGATACCGCCCACTGGTTGTCGAAATGGCCAAGTTCTTCAAAACTGGCATTTCACCCATTCCTAATCAGGAAACAATTGAAATCTACGCCTTCATGGAAGCGGCTGATGAATCCAAACGTCAGGGTGGCAAACCAGTCACTTTGGAATCGGTCATCGAAAAAGCCAAACCCGAAGCTGATGCTCGCCTGAAAGAATTCGGTGTCATCAAATAA
- a CDS encoding sialidase family protein — MRLLLLTLCCALSFSSASLFAQDRDIKNVVVFQQEGRFAGWPANFGIWSWGDEILVGFTDGVYLKNPTGGHDVSRDEPSITRQARSLDGGETWTVEEKNWLHDQEKMHELTEAIDFSNPEVALNLKGDKIYYSKDKGKSWAGPYQLPTFGRPDLLSRTDYIIEGPKQVTAFTTATKQNGKEGQPLCMRTNDGGLTWKLVGWIMEEPAQDYGYAIMPATVSLNENSYLSIIRRGGRIDGKKQWWLETFLSPDKGMSWYELKDETINNAGNPATLTRLDDNRLAMVYGFRRAPYGIRAKISEDNGQSWGREMILRGDSASWDIGYPRTVKRPDGKLVSIYYYHTEGQAFRFIGCTIWDPENAWY; from the coding sequence ATGCGATTATTACTACTGACGCTTTGTTGCGCGCTCTCGTTCTCCTCCGCCTCCCTTTTCGCTCAAGATCGAGACATCAAGAATGTCGTCGTCTTCCAACAGGAAGGCCGATTTGCAGGCTGGCCTGCGAACTTCGGTATCTGGTCCTGGGGCGATGAAATTCTCGTCGGGTTTACCGACGGTGTTTATCTGAAAAACCCCACAGGGGGACACGATGTGTCCCGCGATGAGCCCTCCATCACTCGGCAAGCTCGCAGTCTGGATGGTGGAGAAACCTGGACGGTTGAAGAAAAGAACTGGTTGCACGATCAGGAAAAGATGCATGAATTGACCGAAGCAATCGACTTCAGCAATCCGGAAGTCGCCCTTAACTTAAAGGGTGACAAAATCTATTACTCGAAAGACAAAGGAAAATCGTGGGCGGGCCCTTACCAGCTTCCTACTTTTGGTCGCCCCGACCTACTTTCGCGTACTGACTACATCATTGAGGGTCCGAAGCAGGTAACGGCATTCACAACGGCAACAAAACAAAATGGGAAAGAAGGCCAACCTCTCTGTATGCGAACTAACGATGGTGGCCTCACCTGGAAACTGGTCGGCTGGATTATGGAAGAACCGGCTCAAGACTATGGCTACGCCATCATGCCAGCAACGGTCAGCCTGAACGAGAACAGTTACCTCAGCATCATTCGACGCGGCGGTCGAATTGACGGCAAAAAACAGTGGTGGCTGGAAACCTTCCTTTCGCCCGACAAAGGAATGTCCTGGTACGAGCTCAAAGATGAAACGATAAACAACGCAGGAAATCCAGCAACGCTCACGCGTCTCGACGATAACCGCTTGGCAATGGTCTACGGTTTCCGCCGAGCCCCCTACGGAATTCGGGCGAAAATTTCCGAGGACAATGGCCAATCGTGGGGACGCGAAATGATCCTCCGGGGAGACTCGGCCAGTTGGGACATCGGTTACCCTCGCACAGTAAAACGACCTGATGGCAAACTGGTTTCGATCTACTATTACCACACCGAAGGACAAGCCTTTCGGTTTATTGGTTGCACCATCTGGGACCCAGAGAACGCCTGGTATTAA
- a CDS encoding YdcF family protein: MDSPRTSRSQSPRSARPASNTSSSGSSRPSRSIASHSGSYDQTDNATQTAVRPQTAKPRASRSRTSSSTSPGGRSNQPGQSARQHRRPVQPYLGDPLPSFGPAPAWIAISRGVALFLGAFLLLNLLGEVLSGMTDSTRWWIHMQPLPPQMANGLLAVCGVSLLAFAFKPDLPRGIRILASLVLLCWAGFLGFTAYQYYLGLKLEQFHSSFPVAFSLHLLAMLAVVFAGLWKRHQHKVNKSRDFFLGIFTVAICLISFPLAQMFCYGHTDHRRPADYIAVFGCRALEDGTPSSSLRNRMLTGIELYQEGLAPTLLLSGGPGEGEFHETAVMRQLALEAGLPESALVIDEQGWDTGDTIFNVKQFLTQQQGMAAPGAASPSVLAVSNFYHLPRIQMVADRAGMEWYTVPANDSTLLEDRTLSLGREVAAYWWYFVEPILPATMIQ; encoded by the coding sequence ATGGATTCCCCACGTACTTCGCGCTCGCAATCCCCTCGTTCTGCCAGACCTGCCTCAAACACGTCTTCATCGGGATCTTCACGACCGTCCCGTTCGATCGCATCGCACTCAGGCAGTTATGACCAAACCGATAATGCCACGCAGACAGCCGTTCGGCCACAGACTGCAAAACCACGAGCTTCGCGTTCTCGAACTTCCAGCAGTACGTCCCCAGGTGGTCGCTCCAATCAACCGGGACAAAGTGCGCGACAACACCGGCGACCGGTCCAACCTTATTTGGGTGACCCGCTCCCGTCGTTCGGACCTGCCCCCGCCTGGATTGCGATCTCCCGAGGAGTCGCCCTGTTCCTGGGAGCTTTTCTACTGCTCAATCTACTGGGAGAAGTCCTCTCGGGAATGACGGACTCCACTCGCTGGTGGATTCATATGCAACCGCTTCCACCACAGATGGCGAATGGCCTGCTAGCCGTCTGCGGTGTGAGCCTGCTCGCGTTTGCTTTCAAACCCGATCTCCCCCGTGGAATCCGCATACTCGCCAGCCTGGTCCTGCTCTGTTGGGCAGGCTTCTTAGGTTTCACGGCGTATCAGTATTATCTCGGTTTGAAACTAGAGCAGTTCCATTCCTCATTCCCAGTTGCGTTCTCGCTTCACCTGCTTGCGATGCTGGCCGTTGTGTTTGCCGGGCTATGGAAACGTCATCAGCACAAGGTGAATAAATCTCGTGATTTCTTCCTTGGAATTTTCACGGTTGCGATTTGCCTGATCAGCTTTCCGCTCGCTCAAATGTTCTGCTATGGCCACACAGACCACCGCCGTCCGGCGGACTACATTGCCGTGTTCGGTTGTCGTGCACTGGAAGATGGAACACCTTCCTCTTCGCTTCGTAACCGCATGCTGACCGGGATTGAACTTTATCAGGAAGGTTTGGCTCCGACATTGCTACTTTCAGGAGGTCCGGGCGAAGGTGAGTTTCACGAGACTGCCGTCATGCGGCAACTCGCCTTGGAAGCGGGCCTGCCAGAATCGGCGTTGGTCATTGATGAACAAGGTTGGGACACAGGCGACACCATTTTCAATGTGAAACAATTTCTCACTCAACAACAGGGAATGGCTGCTCCCGGAGCTGCCTCACCAAGCGTATTGGCCGTCAGCAATTTCTATCATTTGCCTCGTATTCAAATGGTGGCCGATCGCGCCGGAATGGAATGGTACACAGTACCTGCTAACGACTCGACTCTACTTGAGGACCGAACTCTCTCGTTGGGAAGAGAAGTCGCCGCCTATTGGTGGTATTTCGTGGAACCGATCCTGCCAGCGACCATGATTCAGTAG
- a CDS encoding amidohydrolase, with protein sequence MWYSPQLTPPQVVERCQQVLTHAWMVRTFIKHGEEVEDFPELMVIVRGVFDLSLALESRIENPKDYFQMLKKKLSRFRKAVAEFRDDAFNASTHTNFHQAVASIEVCLADLEELLQIGQKSLANSETGPL encoded by the coding sequence ATGTGGTACTCCCCCCAGCTTACACCACCCCAAGTAGTAGAGCGTTGCCAGCAGGTGCTGACTCACGCCTGGATGGTCCGTACATTCATTAAACATGGTGAAGAAGTGGAGGACTTTCCGGAGTTGATGGTCATCGTACGCGGCGTCTTCGACCTCAGTCTGGCCCTCGAATCACGGATCGAGAACCCTAAAGATTACTTCCAGATGCTGAAGAAGAAGCTCAGTCGTTTTCGAAAAGCAGTGGCAGAATTTCGGGATGATGCCTTTAACGCCTCCACGCATACCAACTTCCATCAAGCAGTCGCTTCCATCGAAGTCTGTCTGGCGGATTTGGAAGAGCTGCTTCAAATTGGACAGAAAAGTCTGGCCAATTCGGAAACGGGTCCCTTATGA
- a CDS encoding adenine phosphoribosyltransferase, protein MTTDLDLQNYIRNIPDFPKPGILFRDITPMLASPEAFQQAIDLLAEEYKDQGVTAIVSAEARGFIFAAPLALALKARFIPVRKPGKLPFDTHSFHYELEYGTDTLEMHTDALEPGDRVLLLDDLLATGGTMGACIQMTEKAEATVVGCAFVIELCGLNGRRNLRGKDVFTLIEYP, encoded by the coding sequence ATGACGACCGATCTCGACCTGCAGAATTACATCAGAAATATTCCTGACTTTCCCAAACCGGGCATCCTCTTTCGAGATATCACCCCCATGCTCGCCAGTCCGGAGGCATTTCAACAAGCCATCGATCTTCTTGCAGAAGAGTATAAGGACCAAGGCGTCACCGCCATCGTCAGTGCGGAAGCACGCGGATTCATTTTTGCCGCCCCGTTGGCCCTGGCACTGAAAGCGAGATTCATCCCGGTTCGCAAACCAGGGAAGCTCCCTTTCGATACTCACTCCTTTCACTACGAGTTGGAATACGGCACCGACACGCTGGAAATGCATACGGACGCATTGGAACCGGGCGATCGTGTTTTGTTACTCGATGACCTGCTGGCAACGGGAGGAACCATGGGGGCTTGCATCCAAATGACGGAAAAGGCCGAAGCAACGGTCGTCGGTTGCGCCTTCGTTATTGAACTTTGCGGATTGAACGGTCGCCGAAACCTGCGGGGCAAAGATGTATTCACTTTGATTGAATATCCGTAG